TGCCTTCTCTGCATTCATTCATTCTTTCTTTGTATCAAATTCAGAACAACATGTATTCGTCTTCGGGCTTGATTTTTTGAGGGTTCCAAGGGCACAAGGCCCAACCCATGGACGACGAAAGCCTGAACGGGTCTTCTCGCGTTCCATCGCCAACGACGATGTCGTTTAAGGCAACAAACGACGCGTGGGATGTTTTGTATGCAGTTGTAGGGCAAGTtgcaaggttgaagatgaaagatTTAGTCTCTTCAAAGTTTGATTTCGAGAACAGTGGAGTGTTGGATGATCTTCCTCCACCTATTGCGGAGGAGAATGCATTTTTTCCAAACTAGGGTGTTTCCCAGGTGAGTTACTTAAAAAGGTTAAAATCACATTCAACGTGTTTAACAAAATGCGTGAGAACTTGCATGTTAAAATGGGGTGTTGTTTTTGGTTTGTATATGttatcttttttctattttcctcaCTCAAGATTCAGGTCCATTATCCTTACTCaagatctattttttttgttctttatttttcttcatttttatgtatttttttactaacacCATGCTTTGATTTAATAGACAAGGCCTAGTTTCAACGCTAAAGGGCTTTTTGAATAGAACAAGTTATATAAAAAGCCTAAAGCAAAAACACATACCCCAATCATTCAATTGTGGCATGCGAATGGTAGATGCCCTAAGGACACAATACTCGTTAGGAGAACCAAGGAAGAGGATGTTCTGAGAGCAAGTTCAGTCAAAAGGTATGGTAGGAAGAAGCACATAACAATCCCTCAAAGTGGTCATCAGGTAAAAACTGTATTGAAGGGTACAATATTCAGCAGCCTAATGAGTTCAGCTTGTCTCAGCTTTGGATATTAGGAGGCTCATTTGGTTAACAACATTGTAGCTTGCTGGCATATACAAAGAAATAAGAATCAGTATTCATTTATACCAAGTGTGCAATCTAAGTACTTGCCCTTGACTCtgaattataattgtaaattgtaatgaCTGTTGTGCATGATAACATGTTAGCCCATATTTATATAGTGATAACAACACACGACTATTCACCTACTAGAAGATAAgctttgatgttatttttttatgcatcgctttgattttttgttttaatgtttgtgctagtccaattttttttttattattttcttttattaaactCATTTCATGATATTTTGCAAAGTGATGCATATCAAGCTATTGGCTACTAAAATTTTCTTACCTCATGATTTATTCAAGTCAATAGTGAAATAGCAATGGGTGCAACCATTTCCCCAATTTCTGCATACCGAAACTCCCAGTTCAATATTAGTGTACTTATCTGGAAGGTATAATCCCAAGAATCTTCCTAGTGATTAATCTGCAAATGGAAACCAGCCTTTAAGCATCTGGGGTCTCATCTCATTATTCTTCCGACTAGGTGTTTGGCATGCGGACCACTATAATGTCTCAAGTGTTTGGATTCTTCAAAACCCCTATCATCTTACAAGCATTTGTATGAAACAAGACATGTGGAGATCCAAGCCTATGTTTGCTAATTCATAGCTAATATGGGAATCTTGAGTTTTTACCGTGTTCACTTATTAATTGGCCagtaaaagctttttttttttttatctagtaTCAATAGCATTCTTTGTGGTAGTGACACCCTACGTAGAATCATCCTTATAGCACAGATCCCTGGTATCTCCTCCCAGTTTCTTTTGATCAGGATATGGACCCTAATTTTAATTGATGATGGGGACACTGTTAACAATTCAGCATGCAAGAACTTTAAAAAGTCATGAATTGATTATACTCATGTCTATAAATGCACAGAACACATGTTATGTTTTCAACCTTCATTCCCCTTTTAATTTACACACAATGGTTTTTTTCTGTTGATAAGCTAAACAATATACATAACCTATATACTTTCATTTGTACAACATGCTTAagcagaaaaaattaaataatacaagcATTTTAAAATAACAGCAAAATTCTGAAGGATCACAAACATATGTTGTCAcactaagaaaattaattaatcacatttaattgcatcaattttaattataaatatttttttctcaacttaCAATTTATTGAAACTTGGTATCAAGGATAAAAAAGATCTTATTTTGGAAGGTATGGCAATGAGAATAATCTTCTACAGTTTACCTCAAGGAGCATTTTGAAAAGTTAGTTTTTTGAAGttatattgttttttacttGCAGTTTTGGCCTATAGTTGGTTGGGTGAATTACCAGTATATGCCTATGCAGCTCCATGTTGTATTTCACAGCTTTGTTGCTACTTGCTGGTGAGCTACATCTTTCAACTTGCTATTTATTACTCTTCCATGATTAGTTCATGTCATCTCTCATTGGCtctaaaattaatgaataagcATCATCAGTTGATAATACTATGATAGGTATGCATTTCTAAGTTACAAAAGGTTCTTATTGAGTGATGTGAAATCATATTTACTCTAAGAAGCAGTTTCAATTTTTGACTTTATGGGGAAGGTCATACGAGAGGATAGCTTTTAGATGGATAAAATACTACTGATATTTGTTGAATTTTTGCAAGAGCTACCATATAAGGCTTATGCCTAGTACTTGCTACCAAGTATGATATATTGTTGTAATTTGATATTCTGTTAAATAGATTAAaggtagtatattttttatataataaaaggaATGGAAATAAACATAGCCCATTTGAATTGAATTCCATAAATGTTGATGGTGcttattttatattgaaatcCTGATTTTTAGATCATAACAAAAGTTATTTATCTgcttataatttataagtttcTAGGAAACATATTCTTGGTGCCTGCTATTTGATGTCCTTGccttcttttttaaaacaaaacaaattccTAGAAATTGGGTTTAATTATGCCAGTATGTTTCTAAGTCACTAGGACTTTCATTTTACGTACATGAGGTTGAAGTGCCATAATATGTTTTAAGTAAAGGCATTGTGTGAGTGACACATGCTGATTGCTTTGGTAAGTTTGGTTTTCTGCACATTTCTCACTTAACTAAAAACATTTCTTTGCCCATTATGCAATGTGGAAATGTAAATTGACTGATGATATTCTTTACCAGATCTCACGCATCCCCTGGAATGGCCTTTTGGAATTTGAAGGTATCCTTTTCCTTGTAGACAATTGCAATGTAGACAATTCTCTGAAGTTGCACCAACACAATTCTTATAGAGGTACTTGTTAGAAGAAATGATAATTGGAAAAAGTTTAGTGCCTCAAAGATCTGTGCTGACAAATTAGCATCTATTAGGAAGTTGATAAAATCAAAGACGCTTAAAAATTGACTTTTATGCTCTTGATGCACTTACATCATGCTTTTTGTGATTCCTTATGAACTAGTCTGCTCACTATTTCTTGGCATGCAGTTTGTTCATAGGAAGTGTATCCAAAGATGGTGCAGTAAGAAAGGAAATACAATATCTGATATCAGTAATCATGTTGGGGCTTTTTTCAATTTatccatgattttttttcttcatgaacTGCCTAAATATAAAACTTGaaataataagttatatttCACTCTTTTAAGGCATTTTCACCGAATTATTCTCTTCCACGAGTCAGAAGAAATGCAATAATGGCGATTGATATAAGCTAGTAATTTTAAACCTGTGTTGGACTAACTGATTTTTATATGGCTTCTAATTACTTTCCATCTTCTAAAAGGTTTTTCTTAATGTCGTGTGAGTTGTGAGCTGGAATTTTCTATGTAAGCCTTTGGCTACTTATTCTTCATTCTTGTGTCTCAGATATGATGCCTAGGAAAATGATCCTTCACATCATGACAAATCAAGATGCCCAAATATTTACTACGTTGCAGAGTAATCGATCCCATTACACACATTTGAGGGTACAATAGTTAGTTCAATATCCCCCCCTAATTTGATACGATTTGTCACTTTTCTATGTTATATTCTGACATTAAGAATGCCTCGTGTGTTTAGTTCATTAGCACTTTATCCTTGGGGTTGTTAATACTTTATCATTTAGCTCTAAAAAAAGTAGAACTCAACAATAAAACTACttcaaaaatattagtttttatcataattgatcaaactaattatatatcaaggtctttattatatatcttttcTGATTGCATGATTGATGAGACTTTGGCAAATGTACCACGTAGTcacaaactaataaattaaaaagtaagcGCCTAGTGTCATTTTGCATGATCAAAGGTGATTCATAAGTTTTGAAACACAATCTTATTTTTGAAAGCCAAAACAAAACACCATTTTAttgaaaaagagaagaataccAATTTTAACATAAGGTATGTTAAAACCACTCCAATTAATTACAGATTACAAAAGAAATCCAAAAAATCCTAAAACTGTAGAAAATGATTCATTGGCTCTTTTTAGTCAtctttttatttcctaaaattataagtaaaataaaaataatggataATAATCCTAATTAaagtttagaaaattaaaaaaaaaacatcttccactctaaaaattgtaaaattaatttatttgaggGCAAAATTAATGAGTTAAATTTTATAACGACGGACTCAAAATCTCCTTAAATGATggggaaaattgaaaattaattaatccaaGGGATTATTAATAACTATATATCCTTGTCACATGGCTTTCTTTATAGGTAGTTTTCATAGGAAACTCTGGTGTCAAGGCGCTGATACTAAGCATACCACAAAAGCTAAACATCCTTAACCATGAAATGGCAAGTTCATAAAgcaaattcttatattttttatataattaaaaattactttacttTTACTTTGGGATCACTGTTAAATTTACAATTAAGATCGTCGGAAGATCGATCAATGAAGCTATATCATTGTTGAGATCTCAAGTggtttagttttaaaagaatatatataaaatatagttcttttgttgtaaaagaatgaTACTggcttctttattatttttcagatttgtcatataaaaaagaatttagagTTGTATGAGAATGACCCATCAGTCAAACTTGTGATATTAAaggtaaaagataaattatcttATTGCATTGATGAGGAATGAccatatgaaattaaatttgtagtTTCTTATttggttaaatattttatcttttgagttgattaaatttttcttaaatgaactgttttttttattgaatattgagGTAGCTATTTATGCCTATATGATTGTTTGATTAGTTTCCATTATCATATTGAAGTAGTAAATATCCTCTCCTTTTCAGTGTTAACAAGGTAATGGAAAAGCTTTTTATGCCGATGGTCATGTGGTATTAGTTGTTACGTCTTCAATTGCAGGTACAATTTGTCCAAACTAGCAAAAAATTATGAGCAAAAGTCCCTAACTTCCAGAAGGAAAGTcttagattttcttttcttctgtgaGAAATTTTGAGACTATGCAGTTACATAAACAAACTAAATCACTTTGTTTTGATATTTAAGTACTTATGTCAATCTCTTGAATAAAGCCAAGACACTGGACCTATGCTGCTAGCTTTTATAGGAAATCGCTTACTCTAAATCACAATAAAAAGCCTAGGGTGAGTAGGGTTAATTAAGTCTCAAATCTTGTATGTGCTAATTCTATAATAGTATCTAAATACTCCATgtatctttttataatttacaagatctttttaattaatttatataatttttttatttaattaataatattaaatttattaataatttataatattttaaagaaaattatccttaatttttcacttaaaaattatccttattttttttttcaattaatcgATTATTGGACTTCCTGTGAAGCCTTAGGTTTTACTACCCTCACATTCTCTCTCTTGGATTTTCTTTATACTTCATACTCATTGTTTGCTTATGTTCTTGTTAAGTTGAAATCCAAGGGCATATAAAAAATTGCCATGTATTCCTAAGAGTATTGTAATGTTAGCTATATTTTACATGATTTTAATAGTAAGTTTTGGATGTTGGTAATTTTCTAGTTGTGTTTTTTGtggatttttttgttgatatatcccttaaacataattttaataaccCTGTCTTTCAATAATTTTGTGGAGTaaatacacttaaaaaaatgacatcTAAAACAGAGTGGATTAgaacttttttcattaattttttttaaaaatacattttaagacgatttttcaagaaaccgtcttagaatcctcaaattttttaactttttttttgtttttaaagaagacattctaagacggttatctgAAAACCCGTTTTAGAAAGTCTCCAAATATCATCTTAGATTTctcatcaatttttatttttttaaaaaaaataattctaagacgattctttcaaaaactgttttagaaaatgtactttttaagacggtttttcaaagaactatcttagaattctcaatttttttataaaaaaattcattttaagacgatttttaacttaaaatcgtcttagaaaggtGTCTTTGTAATACGATTCTAAgctaaaaaccatcttagagtGATGCATTTttctaagacatttttttaaaccGTCGTAGAAAGTCTTGACTTTCAATCGCGCTAGATTTAAAGACGATTCAAAATCATCCTTGAAGGAGCCTTACAACTATCGTCATATAACATTTTTCCAACAGTGACACCAGTCATAAATGTTGAACgtaattaaatgtttaattataatGTATAGAACACGGTGTTAgtatatattttagaatatgtttggcaaaattaattgaaaagttagttgaaagttgaaaaattaattgatagttgaaagttgaaaaatcaatttattatatttttttcatttttatcctcaatatattttaaGCCATGTTTAGTAAATCTAGTTGAAAAATTGGCTATATTTGGCAAAACATTTCAATtagtttttagctttttttactagttgaaaaacttgtttgactgtttagtaaacaaattatttttagtaatttctaacattttttgaaaTACCAGCTttgacttttttatattttgtttcatttttatactcAATATATTTAACCAACTtcctagttatttttttttaaaaataaatcatgattttattatctttctatcattttatattttcagctATTTTAACAGCTAGTTTGATTGAATACTTATAATTTTGTATGCTAGTTTTTTCAGCTTCCCGCTACCAGCTAGCTTTTTAGTTAGTTTTGCCAAAAATAGcctaaattataagtgttcgataaaattagttgttgaaatagctgaaaaatataaaatgacagaaaaataataaaagtataatttatttaaaaatgataactaggaaattacataaatatattgaggataaaaatggaagaaaatataaaagttagaagttaacattttaaaaatgttatttcaagtaatgtttaaaaaaatgatagaatttactaatttttttttgctaaataataaaataaaatttttaactaataaaaaaaataaaaattaacttaaataccTTATCAAACATAACCTTAATGCGGGATCAGAAGCTGATGCAAAGTCGACCCCAAAACATGATTTGCTTGTACTGAAACTGATCATGAAAATGGAAAGTTAAAATGGTTTTACGTTTAGATGGAAATGGTTTATGTTTATGAAAGTtaaatattagtattatttaaagAGTAAATATTAATCATTCTTGAAGTTTggtaaaattgtataaattttctATGTCTTTGTTAACATTTAGTATAACCTCCCTTATAGAAAGGTTACTATAATGTCTATCAGGACAGGAGgttagtatatatttttcaaaaattaagagagaattagtataatatataagaaaagatcaatgtataatttttaaaagttaaggaGGGTTAATTTAAGAGTAGATAAAAGCAGGaaaagtttgtttaatttaaaaaaatctcaaaaatagttaatattatttactcTTATCTAAAAGTAATACAAAACTCTTATTGTATAAAGGCATACCTAGATTTATGAATGAGAGATGCTGTATGAGTATCTAGTGGAATTAAATTATCAATGAGTTCTTTAAGCACGTTAAAAATTTGTTCTAGAGTTGCTCTACCTACTAAAACACTTAGGAAATTCACATGTCAATCACTTACATTCCTCTCATTAGATTACCTGTTCCACTCATAACTAGTTTTAACTcgattattttctaatatttattgtaCTTCACAAGTCATGTTAATTTGTTGATGAACCGTATCTCCCATCCTTAATTGTCGGAGTTATAAATATTACTAGGTTATTCCTTACCTTGGGATAGTAAAAATTGTATAAGGTGTCCCTAAAGCTATTCTTGTAATAGGATTAATTattgtttgaaattattttaaaataagaaattatttaaacgtttaataatatgaaaattaaaattttatataaaaatatgtgaGGACAAAGATTTCTTAAAATACCTTAATGTATTTTTTCtatcttaatttaattatttaaaccaatcaaattaatttgatttaattgattaaaaacatttaaataattaaatatgatcattaaattttattttacgtcAACTCCAAATTATAATATAGGTCATCATCACTGTTTTCCATCGATTCGAAGTCATCACTTATCATTTTCGTGGGACTTCAATTTCAAAGTGATTGATTTAGCTAGGTGGCCCACTGTTACAGACTGGAGAAAACCGTATCAAAGACTATTAAGGAGCCCATATGCAAGTAATTTGGGCTACATCACCTGTCTTTGCTAGCCCTTTTCTCtatatacattaattaatcattacaaaaattgacatatttttcatatgacGTTATTcttttctggaaaaaaaaattgtcacgtCAAAATTACCTTGAACACATCATCCACATCCATTTCGGACcaatcaaattttcttttggtcTTTTGTCAACatgaaagagaggaaaaaaagacGAGACGCGGGAAGGGGAAGAACAACTGGAATCCAAATATACCATGGTtctttttcatccatcaattGTACGTGTTATCTTATGTTAGCAAAAACCAAAACCTTGATGACTTGAcccttacaaaaataaaaatagtaatactaataagaaaaggacaaaaataaatcattctcgAAGCAGTTGagagttttgattttttttaagctaaCTATTAGCTACCATGACGTTTGTCTTTGGCACTAATTATTAATCACTTGCAAGCAAGAAATCAATGACTTTTATGGCATTATACTATGAAAGAGAATCTTCAATcttatatatacatcaagcaaattaaaattattaaacaaacaCCGCATTTACTTAAACACCCgaattaataaatttagtttaCGTAGTCATTTCTCATATTTTAGTTAAGCCTTTTATTCCGACGAAATATTGTAGTTAAACTTGGCTGCAAAGATGAACGACTCAAGGCCTAAGAAGTAAACGCCTGAAATCAATGTCCGAACAAAACCCTTATCTTCTTGAATATATTAATACATTGTACGCGTTCACTAGCCTTTATAAAAGGGAACATGACGAAGACATTTCACCAGAAGAAACTGATGTTGATAGAAAAGAAGAGGGGAAGGGCGAGCAAAGAACaaagaacaaagaaaataaaagttgtaGTGTACCAAAAAAGAGAGCTATAGAGAAAGACAAGGCAGCTTTAACATTTAATAATTTGCTTTTAGCAAGACTCATATCATCCATCATGTGTTCGGtcagaaacaaacaaaattcgATTTGAAAGATGGCATATTAACACAACCCATCATCCAAATATAGTACCAATTTTATTCGACAACTTGGGAAATTACATTTGAGTGACACCAAACTTGTAATAGTCAAGATGCCCAACTCCACGACAGCGCTTATTCACGGGgcatacaaaatacaaaataacaaCAGCTAATCatgaaagaaaaacatacaAACATAACCACAGTAATAATATGAAACCAGTGAACAGGATTTGAATCAACGCATCAGAGGAGAGGTTTCTATCTGACCAGAGGATTGttgtgagaaaaataaaaaatgaaacccaaCACAAAGGCAAAGTCCCGCCTGCACAAGGGACTAATATGAGCTATCCTATGATATCTGATCACAATCTGAGACGATGTGGTTTGAGAGTCTTGTAAGTCACTGGCTCAGAAGGTGGACTAGTGGGCTTGCTCTGCCTCCCCCAGTACGATTTGCACGGAACGTAGTAAAATGAATTCGGGTTCGGAcatgttttctttgttttgtaaaACTGGTAGCATTCTTTGGGAGACTTTTGGTTAGGAAGCCCCGGAATGCAGTTTCCTGACACATCCAAAACCTTGGACTTTATCAAACTCCAACACGAAGGTCCAATTTCGTTGAAATAATTGTTCGCCAAAGAGAGATTCCCATTGTTGCGGATAGAAGGAATTTGGCAAAGGTTGTCGGGAACACAGCCGTAGAGCTTGTTGTGCGCCAAATTGAGAAATTGAATTTTCTTCAGGCATCCGAAGGAGAGCGGGATGGGACCGGTCAAGAGATTTTCACTTATATCAAACACTACGGCCTTCTTGAGGTAACCGATTTCGAAGGGCAGACACCCTTCGAACTGGTTCTTCAAGAAGAGAACCTCGGTGAGGTTCGGCGCGTAGCCCACGCTCTTAGGGAGCGAGCCCGAGAGGCTGTTGTGGGCAAACGTGAGGTACCGGGCCGGCGTGGACCCGAAATTCTCCGGGAGGTACCCCGTGAACTTGTTGTTGTTCACAAAAATCACGTCCAGGTCCCTCTCGAAGAGTTTCGGGTCAATGGGCCCGGTGAGCTGGTTGAACCTGAGGTCCAGGAAGACTAACTGGTTGTTCTGAATTGCTTGCGTTGGGAACTTGCCACTGACTTTGTTGTTACTGAGATCAAGCTCGAAGAAGAAACGGAACCTGGTAATGTTGTTGGGGAAGCCACCGACGAAGGAGAAGTTGTTGGAGTTAACGTGGAAGAATGTTAACTCGGGTATGCTGTCGAGGAGACCCGTGAGGGGCAAATTGCCACCGTTTTTAGTGGCGAGTTTTGCTCCGTTTAGGTCAAGTCCAGCTACTGCTCGCTGCTGATCGTCTGGGAAATTGGCGCATCGTACCCCATTGAATTTACACGCGTCTGTGTCCTGGCTCCAGTTTTGCGTGTAACAATTGGGGTCGTCGATTGTGGTTTTGAATTTGAGAAGAACACGTTTTGCTTTCTCCAACCGGCTCAGTGGTTTTGGTGGAGGAGGTGGGCAATATGTAGGGGGAGAGGGAGAAGGAGCAGGTGAACCACCTCCACCAATGATGATTTCAAGTGTTTCTCTTTTCTCTGGTTCCCCTAATGCTTCACTTTCGGATTTTGCTATTGCCTCCTCTTGGGCTACTACCACTACCCCCAGTGAGAAAGAGCATAGTAGTAAGAAGGCCAAGAAAATGGACTTGGT
This region of Glycine max cultivar Williams 82 chromosome 7, Glycine_max_v4.0, whole genome shotgun sequence genomic DNA includes:
- the LOC100781948 gene encoding uncharacterized protein At4g06744; the protein is MARKTKSIFLAFLLLCSFSLGVVVVAQEEAIAKSESEALGEPEKRETLEIIIGGGGSPAPSPSPPTYCPPPPPKPLSRLEKAKRVLLKFKTTIDDPNCYTQNWSQDTDACKFNGVRCANFPDDQQRAVAGLDLNGAKLATKNGGNLPLTGLLDSIPELTFFHVNSNNFSFVGGFPNNITRFRFFFELDLSNNKVSGKFPTQAIQNNQLVFLDLRFNQLTGPIDPKLFERDLDVIFVNNNKFTGYLPENFGSTPARYLTFAHNSLSGSLPKSVGYAPNLTEVLFLKNQFEGCLPFEIGYLKKAVVFDISENLLTGPIPLSFGCLKKIQFLNLAHNKLYGCVPDNLCQIPSIRNNGNLSLANNYFNEIGPSCWSLIKSKVLDVSGNCIPGLPNQKSPKECYQFYKTKKTCPNPNSFYYVPCKSYWGRQSKPTSPPSEPVTYKTLKPHRLRL